One window of Microbacterium sp. Root61 genomic DNA carries:
- a CDS encoding mandelate racemase/muconate lactonizing enzyme family protein has translation MPTEIVALSAQVHTWRFDERPRALGLGSALRRDFVLVRVECADGSVGYGEAFHGHAGTAVAEIVNTTMQDVVLGRGVDENLAVREETRARFLIGAGMAGGFELALSGIDIAMWDAHGKSVGEPVWRLLRGTRREFPAYAGGFTLGFSEPEVLVEELRRLVGRGYGAAKVRLGDTLERDLARVRATREAFGADFQIMTDANLGLAYDAGTLAPGLSEIGVTWLEEPYNPHRIDAFTALRTRGLVPIAAGENLAGADRFAEWIHRGALDIVQPDASRAGGITELLRIAVLAEASGIRFAPHISHTGLNHAATLHAMSGAAGGAWFFEADPTPVNPFRAGAISGGVIVEDGRARLSDAPGLGVEVDEAELNERHPAEAGSPWPRTRDR, from the coding sequence ATGCCCACCGAGATCGTCGCCCTGAGCGCGCAGGTCCATACCTGGCGATTCGACGAACGACCCCGGGCGCTGGGGCTGGGAAGTGCCCTGCGCCGCGACTTCGTGCTGGTACGGGTCGAGTGCGCGGACGGCTCCGTCGGCTATGGAGAGGCCTTCCACGGCCATGCCGGCACGGCCGTCGCTGAGATTGTCAACACGACGATGCAGGACGTCGTCCTCGGCCGCGGCGTCGATGAGAACCTCGCCGTGCGGGAGGAGACCCGCGCGCGCTTTCTGATCGGCGCGGGGATGGCCGGCGGCTTCGAGCTCGCCTTGAGCGGTATCGACATCGCGATGTGGGATGCGCACGGCAAATCCGTCGGCGAGCCCGTGTGGCGCCTGCTGCGGGGAACCCGCCGAGAGTTCCCCGCCTACGCCGGCGGCTTCACCCTGGGCTTCTCCGAACCGGAGGTTCTGGTGGAGGAGCTGCGTCGACTCGTCGGCCGGGGCTATGGCGCGGCCAAGGTGCGACTGGGCGACACCCTCGAACGCGACCTCGCTCGGGTGCGCGCAACCCGCGAGGCATTCGGCGCCGATTTTCAGATCATGACGGACGCCAACCTGGGTCTCGCCTATGACGCAGGCACGCTGGCTCCCGGCCTCAGCGAGATCGGGGTGACCTGGCTCGAGGAGCCGTACAACCCCCACCGCATCGACGCCTTCACAGCTTTGCGGACACGAGGACTCGTCCCGATCGCCGCGGGGGAGAACCTCGCGGGTGCCGACCGTTTCGCGGAGTGGATCCACCGGGGGGCACTGGACATCGTGCAACCGGATGCGAGCCGCGCAGGCGGCATCACCGAGCTGCTCCGGATCGCCGTGCTCGCCGAGGCATCCGGCATCCGCTTCGCACCGCACATCTCGCATACGGGTCTGAACCACGCGGCGACCCTTCACGCCATGTCCGGTGCCGCCGGTGGCGCATGGTTCTTCGAGGCGGATCCGACCCCGGTCAACCCGTTCCGCGCGGGAGCGATCTCGGGCGGCGTAATCGTGGAGGACGG
- a CDS encoding mandelate racemase/muconate lactonizing enzyme family protein: MKISRFETLHCAAGTRIWSYLKLETDEGVTGWAEFTDGGYSARGVGQIIERLAPLVVGLDPTNTRRLEAVMHSATHEAESFLNRRAAGAILNASLDVRARAAGVPVAALLGGILRDRLPLYWSHCGLGRVRMSQAGEHPPITSLDEIVDLGREVRDRGFRSLKTNVILFEGGAATLYLPLWSGAGETSLELSRRTMEGTVDLIDAFHEGAGPDVEILLDTVFCVKGEAIGRLARRLADTPLGWLESDSLEPEALVAARGNGQVRIASGEALSGARHYRQFFDRGAIDVPVVDVSWNGMPEALRIADLAATYDLNVAPHNFASHLLTYMSAHFAATIPNFSILEYDVDGVPWRDDVVTPPTVVDGHMLLPDGPGWGCEIDEEAIRAHPVGRVV, translated from the coding sequence ATGAAGATCTCGCGATTCGAGACGCTGCACTGCGCGGCGGGCACCCGCATCTGGTCGTACCTCAAACTCGAGACCGACGAGGGCGTGACCGGGTGGGCGGAGTTCACCGACGGAGGCTACTCCGCGCGAGGTGTGGGACAGATCATCGAACGGCTCGCTCCGCTCGTCGTCGGGCTCGACCCGACCAACACGCGACGGCTGGAGGCGGTGATGCACTCCGCGACGCACGAGGCCGAGTCCTTCCTGAACCGCCGAGCGGCGGGCGCCATCCTCAACGCGAGCCTGGATGTCCGGGCGCGCGCCGCGGGCGTGCCTGTCGCCGCCCTGCTCGGCGGGATCCTTCGCGATCGCCTTCCGCTGTACTGGTCGCACTGCGGACTGGGGCGGGTACGGATGTCCCAGGCCGGTGAGCACCCGCCCATCACGTCGCTGGACGAGATCGTCGATCTCGGGCGTGAGGTGCGCGACCGCGGATTCCGATCGCTGAAGACCAACGTCATCCTGTTCGAGGGCGGTGCGGCGACGCTCTATCTGCCGCTGTGGAGCGGTGCGGGCGAGACCTCGCTGGAGTTGTCCCGTCGCACGATGGAGGGCACGGTCGACCTGATCGACGCCTTCCACGAGGGCGCCGGTCCCGACGTGGAGATCTTGCTCGACACCGTCTTCTGCGTGAAAGGCGAAGCGATCGGACGACTAGCCCGACGTCTGGCCGATACGCCCTTGGGCTGGCTGGAGTCGGACAGCCTCGAGCCGGAAGCACTCGTCGCGGCACGGGGCAACGGTCAGGTGCGGATCGCTTCCGGAGAGGCGCTGTCGGGCGCCCGGCACTACCGCCAGTTCTTCGATCGGGGCGCGATCGACGTGCCTGTCGTCGATGTCTCCTGGAACGGAATGCCGGAAGCACTCCGGATCGCCGATCTTGCCGCCACGTACGACTTGAATGTCGCGCCCCACAACTTCGCAAGCCACCTGCTCACGTACATGAGCGCGCATTTCGCGGCGACCATCCCGAACTTCAGCATCCTCGAGTACGACGTCGACGGGGTGCCATGGCGCGACGACGTCGTGACTCCCCCCACGGTCGTCGATGGCCACATGCTGCTGCCCGACGGCCCCGGATGGGGCTGCGAGATCGACGAAGAGGCGATCCGGGCTCATCCGGTCGGCCGCGTCGTCTGA
- a CDS encoding ABC transporter ATP-binding protein, which produces MSNITHARPQDTETASASTTGASLVVSGLRIKYGETEAVKGIDFTIKPGEFLTLLGPSGCGKTTTLRCIAGLESPSGGTITLDGEVIASVDRQLPPEKRGINMVFQSYAVWPHMTVEKNVGYGLRGLAKKDVAARVDEVLTLVGLSKFAKRYGTELSGGQQQRVALARAIVTRPKLLLFDEPLSNLDAGLREQMRFELLELQRTVGITSVYVTHDQTEAMSMSDRVALMREGVIEQLDAPREIYRRPATEFAANFIGRANLVRATAAADGLSAVQGEFTVRSTEPYVGAITDVTAVFRSENVVVGHAATMLENTWTATVERVAFLGRHIDVSLRVPVGVIRAEIPADGTLVAGDQVTVGVRADHVHFVPAAG; this is translated from the coding sequence GTGAGCAACATCACCCACGCGCGACCGCAGGACACCGAGACGGCGTCGGCATCGACGACCGGCGCATCCCTCGTCGTTTCGGGCCTGCGCATCAAGTACGGCGAGACCGAAGCGGTCAAGGGCATCGACTTCACGATCAAGCCGGGAGAATTCCTCACTCTGCTCGGGCCCTCGGGCTGCGGCAAGACGACGACCCTGCGCTGCATCGCCGGCCTCGAGTCGCCGTCCGGTGGAACCATCACGCTCGACGGGGAGGTCATCGCTTCGGTGGATCGGCAGCTCCCGCCCGAGAAGCGCGGGATCAACATGGTGTTCCAGTCCTACGCGGTGTGGCCGCACATGACCGTGGAGAAGAACGTGGGCTATGGGCTCCGTGGGCTGGCCAAGAAGGACGTCGCCGCTCGCGTCGACGAGGTCCTCACCCTCGTCGGTCTCTCGAAGTTCGCCAAGCGCTACGGCACAGAGCTATCCGGAGGTCAGCAGCAGCGCGTCGCGCTGGCCCGCGCGATCGTCACCCGCCCGAAGCTGCTGCTGTTCGACGAGCCGCTCTCCAACCTCGACGCGGGCCTGCGCGAGCAGATGCGCTTCGAGCTTTTGGAACTCCAGCGCACCGTGGGCATCACCAGCGTTTACGTCACGCACGACCAGACCGAGGCGATGTCGATGTCGGATCGTGTAGCGCTGATGAGGGAGGGCGTGATCGAGCAGCTGGACGCCCCGCGCGAGATCTACCGTCGTCCCGCAACGGAGTTCGCCGCCAACTTCATCGGCCGCGCCAACCTCGTGCGGGCGACCGCGGCTGCGGATGGGCTGAGTGCAGTGCAGGGCGAGTTCACCGTGCGATCGACCGAGCCGTATGTGGGCGCAATCACGGACGTGACGGCGGTCTTCCGCTCCGAGAATGTCGTGGTCGGCCACGCCGCCACGATGCTGGAGAATACGTGGACTGCGACCGTCGAACGGGTGGCCTTCCTCGGACGGCACATCGACGTCTCGCTTCGCGTGCCGGTCGGCGTCATCCGGGCCGAGATCCCCGCCGATGGAACGCTCGTCGCCGGCGACCAGGTCACGGTCGGGGTACGCGCGGACCACGTGCACTTCGTCCCCGCCGCAGGCTGA